The nucleotide window AGGCATAGGAGCGCGAAGCGCGGCAGCTGCAGCGGACGGGCTGTCACGGAGTCTTTGGGTACGGCAAGCAACAACATAGCCAGAACGTGGGGCGTGCTATGTGAAAAGGAATTGAAAAGACCAAAGACTCCCAAAGTAATCAAAGCGGGCAGTGCGGGGTTTCGTTTTCTAAAAGTTAGGATAAAGAAGACAATCCAGCAGAGGATCCCGGCGATCCCTGTTTCAGACATCCAATCCAAAAGTTCCCCGTGGGCGTGATCGGTATGCAGTTCATTGTGATAATAGGCCGCGCCGCCGGGTGCCCACAATACGCGCCCTTGATAGGAAGGACTCCAGTATGCGAATTGACCGAGTCCTACCCCCAGCCATGGGTGATCCCGGATCATATCCGCGGCGCCTGCCCAAAACCACAGCCGTGCATGACCGCCCACGTCGTCTTCGGAAAAGCTCGCGGCACTGCGCTCATAGAGCTGGGCAGCACTGAGCGCCAGCAGCGCCATGGCCACGAGAAGAAGCAGGAACAAAGCATTCCGATGTCTTGCGCGCAGCGATCGGCGAAGGCGTTGAATACCACCCGGCAATAAGATGATGGACAGGCCGCCCAGAGCAGCGGCGAGCCAGGCAGAACGGGAGGAGGACACGATCAATGCTGCCAAGAGCAGGGCGAAAACCATGGCTTGAAACAAACTAAAGCCGCGCTTCCTTTTTTTTGATCTAAACCACAGAGAGAGGAACAGTACAAGGGTGAAAGCCGTATAGCCGCCCAACAAATCTTGATTACCGAAAACCGAATAGGCAGGCTGGTCGTAGCCGGGAAATACGGGCAGGAGCAAGGTTATCAAACCCGCGTATTGCAGTAGGGCCAGGGCGCTTACTGCCGCTCCCGCTCCGAGAATCGTGTTATAGAGCCAGCGCCTGCCGCCGAATACATCGAAATTAGCGAGGATAAGAGCGGCAGCCGTCAGGATCAGGAGCCAACGAATTATATTTTCCAGCAAATAGGAAGGGACTTGTGCCGTCACCATACCGGAGACTCCCCAAATAAGGAGTCCTAACCACAGGGGCGCAATCTGCAAAAAACCCTTTAGGGACACGGACACTTTGCTGCGGTATTGGAGCCATGCTACAAGAGGCAGCCCTATTGCCAGCACCAGATCCTTGGCATGCAAAAAAGAG belongs to Candidatus Hydrogenedentota bacterium and includes:
- a CDS encoding O-antigen ligase family protein; the encoded protein is MTLITRILKNGTATAWTALIIASTLAWSFHLLSFLHAKDLVLAIGLPLVAWLQYRSKVSVSLKGFLQIAPLWLGLLIWGVSGMVTAQVPSYLLENIIRWLLILTAAALILANFDVFGGRRWLYNTILGAGAAVSALALLQYAGLITLLLPVFPGYDQPAYSVFGNQDLLGGYTAFTLVLFLSLWFRSKKRKRGFSLFQAMVFALLLAALIVSSSRSAWLAAALGGLSIILLPGGIQRLRRSLRARHRNALFLLLLVAMALLALSAAQLYERSAASFSEDDVGGHARLWFWAGAADMIRDHPWLGVGLGQFAYWSPSYQGRVLWAPGGAAYYHNELHTDHAHGELLDWMSETGIAGILCWIVFFILTFRKRNPALPALITLGVFGLFNSFSHSTPHVLAMLLLAVPKDSVTARPLQLPRFALLCL